From the Corythoichthys intestinalis isolate RoL2023-P3 chromosome 6, ASM3026506v1, whole genome shotgun sequence genome, the window GCCATTCAAGTAACAGTGCGTTGAAATTGTGATATTTCAAAAACGGAGAGACAGCGGAAACGAAAAgtgtatttggtatgtggcaaaattgattttgccatgtggcaaaatgtattttggtatctggctttttttttgccatgtgcattatttttggtatgtggcaaaatggattttggcatgtggcatttctttccccatgtgttatttttttggtatgtggcaaaattgattttgccatgtggcaaaatgtattttggcatgtgtcaTTTTatcgtatgtggcaaaatggattttggtatgtggcattttttttagccTCAGCCACTCAtggttttctgccatttaaaatgaataggaaatatgGACGTTcgtagccatcaatggcatagccttatttgggtgccaaatgaatgtcaatgcgctgtaatgcaaagtgtatggtcaaaaatcaacaCCATATGTTTTgctgccattcaaaatgaatggaaaatttggacgtgcatggcctgcaaaaatgccacatggcaaaaacaattttgccacataccaaataccactttttgttctcgGCAGTCCTGGAGAGATAGCGAGAACGAATGACAGCAAagagagaacgaaaagtggtaaaaatggattttggtatgtggcatttttttggtatttggcttttttttttttttttttttttttttttgctatatggcattatatatgcacatccatgccattgagagctatgcacgtccaaattttgcactgtaatggtaagtatatgttccaaaatcacagccacacatgtttttctgccatttaaaatgaatggaaaattttgacGTTCGTAGCCTTCAGTGGCAAAGCCTTATTTGGGAACcgcttgaatgtcaatgcgctgtcatgtaaagtgtatggttgaAAATCATAaccacatatttttctgtcattcaaaatgaatggaaaatttggatgtgcatggccttcaaaaatgccatataccaaaaaaaaaaaaaaagccacacacacaaaaaaaatggcatattccaaaatcaatttttccacaaaaaaatacatgacaaaatcaattttgccacataccaaaaaaaatccatatggcaaaaaaaagccacatgcagaaatacattttgccacatgtaacatggcaaaaaaaaaaaaaaaaaaagccacatggcaaaatcaattttgccacataccaaataccaattTGTCATTCTCGGCACTGCTGGAGTCACTCTAACGATTAGTGGCGtgctctttttctttctttctgccAGTTcatcaaaataatgcaaaagaaTAGTGTGAAGACAAAACTAAAACTCATAACTACAAAATggggaaaatgtatgaatgaaaaaatttcaaggaagcaaaaaaaaacaaaacaaaaaaaaaaaacaatatttaacCTAAAAAATTAAATGCTAGCCGGgtatcaaaccggtcctcaaagggctgcaccaatctggtgtcttacaaatgtaatcagttgattgcagtcaggtgctgcttgttttagcagaaacctcattacgAACCAAGATGGACCAACAGTCtgcgctggatctgttggaacaaagacgaGGACCCGctgggccctttgtggaatcggtttgacgccCCTGTGCTAACCTAACCTGACAAAACAATGCCCCTATCGAACTGAAACAGCAAAATGAGTTTAAAGtgtatatgacaccagaaagcatgtttattacATGCAGTATTTAATCCTCCTGAATGAAATTCACTGCTTGGATGTATGCGGAAGTGATTCTTCAactttttgaatcccgtgctataaaaatgagtgacttccggccagagtctcggattgaggaagaaggctgATGTGACATCAGCAGATGAGATAATCTTAACTATACAGTCATACTAttgtatgcagaaggactgccaattcagctgattttgtggattaattcgtttatttttcacgtCACGCCACCCtagtgtgctgcaggcttttgttactACACCAAcgagagtggtgtgagccttttggtgtttccaaaagatcctgttcaccgcgaagaatgggcaaaatacGTCCGACAATCGAGGGACCATTTGACGGACAAGGAAGTAAGGTAAGTGTTTTAAATTGCTGTCAAATACTGGAATCATGGACCATGGTTTTAATAAGTCGCTTGCATTTTTATGGCTGACAATGCTTGCCGTCGGCCGGTGAAGCAGGAAGCGGTTGCCTTCATCGACCGGCGACAAATGGCGTGCGACAAGCTGGCGGTCATCGGTTGATGAAGGCGGGAGTGATTGCCTTCATCGACAGGTGACTGCGGCGTGTGACAAGTCGCCTGATATTGGCCAGTAAGTCCGCCGAGAATCAGCcttttcggcgttcattcccctgctgcgtcCTCGGCAACAAACACTCCCGCCGGATGTTCGTTGACGTTGCCCTGGGTCTGGCGGGACTGCTCGCCAAggccgcagcaggggaatgacgagCCGTCACGTCCGctgaaacttgctcgccgccggaggctggccgatcggtgaaggcaatCACTCCCGCTGCCGTGTGTGACTAGAatgggggtagttttgtgtgcttttaatttttttttttgcctgttcGAAAGGCGatgaagagacttggaagagccgttgggttcgggttagcatgtagcctagctctCACGCCTCCTCTTTTGTTCACACTTTTTCCTCCGTCACTGAGACCgcagcagggaaatgacaaaagccgggttAGGCTAAAATACCGTTCGATAAGTTTAAGAAGtctgcagttttgaccattatgcagttatTTAGCCCTGTCATATTGAACATATgcatttttaatgtttcatattccatttagcacaagacttttatgtcatgaccatacaatttatatagcaatcggggggaaaaaaatacttatacAAAGAATATCTTGGTGTCATATACACTTTAAAGGGTGAGTGTTGAGTTCGGTGAGTTGAACTGACCGGCGCGGGGCGTCGCTTGTCGCTGCCCCGCCCGTCTCGGCTCCGGGCGCCAGTgtcaaatgaaaagaaaaaaagtctgcGTGTGAGCGGCAAGGGGGCACGGCGTACTGGCTTAGCTCGACCCTTGCTTCTATTGGTTATTGCGAGGCGGCGGTGGCGGCATCGCCGTAGCGGGCGCCGTCCAAATCCACAGGAGTTCCGCGGACGTCGGTGGCGGCGGGAGACGGCCCGTCCGCTGTCGACGATGACAGCCGGCGTCCTTTGTGAGTGCCTGCGAGACAACAAGAGAAACGTTAAATTTCAAGGGCAGGAAAAGCTAGCCTTATCACAGCCTGCCTCTCTCTCAGATAAAGAATAGAGCGAAGGCTCTCGGGCGTGTCCCGAGCGGCCGACGTGACAAAACGGACTACCCCGAAAAGGCCGGTGGCAGCAGCTCGGCTCGGGTCCAAATGCAACAAAGAGATGACTCCTGATCTTAAATCTTTGAAGATTTTATCACAAGAAGTGCCCGCACATCACCTTGTCCCAAAGGCGGCGGGTTGTTGGCTCCGCCCCCGTTGGTCTGCGAGCAGACATGAGCGTGTCGGGCGGCGTCGTGTTTGTGGTCCTGGTTATTGTGCAGCTTATATTTCATCAGCAGAATGAAGATGAAGACCAAAACGGATGCCACGATGATGCCGCCCAGGATCAGGATCATGGTGCCTCCCAAAaactgaaacaaaacaaaattatatGCACGTGTGTGAGAAATATAAGAGAGCGAgaatgaaaagtggtatttggtatgtcgCAAAATGGctgttggcatgtggcatttttttggcatgtggcatttttttggtattttggtacgtggcaaaatggagtttgatatgtggcatttttttagtatgtggcaaaatggattttggtatggcattttttttttagtatgtggcagaatggattttggtacgtggcatttttttttagtatgtggcagaatggattttggtatgtggcatttcttttggtatgcggcaaaatgggttttggtatgtggcatttttttgtatgtggcaaaatcgattttggcatgtagcatttttttgaatgtgccatttttttgtcatatggcttttggcatgggggaaaaattgattttggcatgatGCTTTTTctgggcatgtggcattttctatttgttatttatgtTATCTATTTGTTTGTTGCATGTGCCatcgattttggcatgtggcattttttttggtatgtggcatttttttgggcatgtggcaaagtggattttggtatgcggcattttttgtggcatgtggcaaaatggcttttgttatgtggcaaaatcgatttaggtatgtggcattttttttttttttggtatgtggcaaaatggattttggtatgccattttttttagtAAGTGGCAGtagggattttggtatgtggcatctcttttggtatgcggcaaaatggcttttggtgtgtgacatttttttgtatatggcaaaatcgattttggcATGTAGCATGTTTTtgaatgtgccatttttttggcatgtggcttttggCTTTTTcggggcatgtggcattttctatttgttatttatgtTATCTATTTGTTTGTTGTATGcgtaatggattttggcatgtggcatttctttggtatgtggcaaaatggattttgatatgtggcatttttttggggcatgtggcaaagtggattttggtgtgtggcatttttttggcatgtgacaaaatggcttttggtatgtggcaaaatatggcattttttttagtatgtggcagattggattttggtatgtggcatttcttttggtatgcggcaaaatgggttttggtatgtggcatttttttgtatgtggcaaaatcaattttggcatgtcacattttttttaatgttagggttagggtttagggttaatttttttggcatgtggcttttggtatgtgggaaaaaatgattttggcatgtggctttttcgggtcatgtggcattttttatttgttatttatgttATCTATTTGTTGTATGCgttatggattttggcatgtggcattttttttggtatgtggcaaaatggattttgatatgtggcattttttttgggcatgtggcaaagtggattttggtgtgtggcatttttttggcatgtgacaaaatggcttttgttatgtggcaaaattgatttaggcatgtggcatttttttttttggtatgtggcaaaatatggcattttttttagtatgtggcagattggattttggtatgtggcatttcttttggtatgcggcaaaatgggttttggtatgttgcatttttttgtatgtggcaaaatcaattttggcatgtcgcatttttttgaatgttagggttagggtttagggtttagggttagggttaatttttttggcatgtggcttttggtatgtggaaaaaaatgattttggcatgtggctttttcgggtcatgtggcattttttatttgttatttatgttATCTATTTGTTGTATGCgttatggattttggcatgtggcattttttttggtatgtggcaaaatggattttgatatgtggctttttttggggggggcatgtggcaaagtggatttaggcatgtggcattttttttggcatgtggcaaaatggattttggtatgtggcattttttttgcatgtggcaaaatggcttttgttatgtggcaaaatcgatttaggcatgtggcattttttggggcatgTGGCATtagcaaaatttttttttttttttggtaaattgcattttttcaggccatgcacgtccatgccattgttggctatgcacgtccaaattttccattcgctTTGAATGACAGAAACacatgtggttgtgatttttgaccatacactttaaaaacagcgcatttacattcaactggcacccaggtcaggctatgccattaacGGCTacgcacgtccaaatttccatcCCATATACTACTTTTCGTTCTTGGCCCTGCTGAAATATAGAGGCTGGCATTTTCAGGGAGTCAACAAATCCCAGATTGGGCAGGAGCGGATGGCAATTTTGACAACAAAGTCATGCGGATGGGAACTCTGACAACAAAGTAATGTGGAAAGCCGTCCGCTCCGGGTGAGTTTTAAGCTCTGCTGTATCTCTAAACGTACTACACTGATCTCCCCCCTGGCAAGTGCAGGTAAAGCTTACTTTTACACTTGCCGGTGAACGCAACGCTAAGGACGCGCGACGGGGGAAGAAAGGACAGAAGTGAGAAATAGCGTGAGTGAAGGGCATTTAATCATTCCCGCGTCAACCCCTACCTGGTCTCGGATGGAGTGACATCGTCCGTACTCGGGTTCTGTGGTGAAGGCCACGCATCCTACCATCTTGGTTCCCGTCAAGGCGGTGAGACCGTCGTCGTAGACGGCCAGGACGCACAAGTCGTAGTCGCGCGACGACGCCAGGTCGCCCAGCTGGAAGTACTTGCGAACGGCCGGGATCATCCTGCCGAGGGGAAGTCGAGCAAAGCCCCGACGTCAATCCAGGATCGCTCAACttgaccaaaaagcatgtttatttcatatttcacgcagtgttttatgctcctgaatgaagtggaccgcttggatgtgtgtggaagcgatcgttttatctaTTCAATTCTTGattcccacgccatgaaaatgagtgacttccggcttcagtctcacaatacaacattgttttatagcatgcagacggcctgcggattcagctgattttgcggattagatttgtttattttttgcatcacgccagccaaacggctgcaggcttttgtagctgcaccagggaaaggcgtgtgagcctttttcggtttcagaaagtttccgttcaccccgagatcagCCAAGACAAGTGTGCGAGAACTGTAAGACCATTGGGCTTACGAGgatgtgagtaaacatcgtgttttgtattatgtcaaatactgggatcatggcacacgttttcatatggaggtggcttgcattttgtggctgacaatgctccttgtccaccgagaatgccacccggccgacgaccggcgtctTGCCGCACAcctccccgccgggagagcgctgtactcggcttattgccctctttgtgtgcccggtTTTCTGTCAAATGTTCaaacccatcagaaattgcaactttgtgttaaaaatggccatgaatacagcaattacacacattttttaaataaaggactatttacttacgtttgatcatggacggacatgtagaaaagttctcctcagacacatcctgccatgttagctgcacaacaactgcacgccattctctcactgtttacatcttcgccatgtagtaaagcattatcttacgccatattcgtgttaaccatgtggcagctacgcgctcccccaatgtcggccggtttgtccggcggtcattgtccagctgcttccatgCAAATGAGCcctctgcccgcagcaggggaacgacgacctgtaacttgttcgccgccgggcgggttgccgatcggcaaagacaattgacaaccccgcTGCCGTGTGAAAGGATCCggactagttttgtgtgatttttcgcttcgaaaactttgaaacatcactcggtttggtctagcatgtcggctagctgtcacgcttcttggtttgtttacattctccgaagccggggcagggaaatgacaaaagcctgactaagtacggtggcataaaatatcgttcgtagttgacagttttgaccactatggagtaattttgccatttcgtactgaataaatgcatttttattattttatattccatttagcacaagactgttaattgttatgaccataccatttatttagctattggggaaaaatacttggataaaaagaatatcctgtcaaaatattggagtagagagacataaacaatgacattttgcggctctcttcgtcgcattttgctcgttctgaataattccccctcaatgggctgaattgtaaatcagatgaaacagtgaccctgctgacgtcatcctcctgttaggGACGCTACAGCCCTctcatggtaggcgtggctaaatggtggattaaaagactattttctcgtcatctgcattttgccaaattgttgtatatagtcgaatcgtctcaaaatatgattctaattcacattattatgctatttaagacttttttttttaatcctgtcatacgcactttaaggtgCTTTCGGATCGTCCAGAGCTCAGCGTGCGCATCCGGAAAAACTGGGCTGTTTCAGAGCTGATTTGGCCCCTACGACCCAAGGACGTCAAACTCTCGACTATCTCATTGTTTACAAAAtcattaatttgaatattctaAAGGTCATCTTCACTTCTGGCCCGCATGGCTCTAAAATGTAGTTAATCACCTGTATATGAGGACATCGTCGGCAGAGCTGTTGTACTGGATCTGGTAGGCGCGTACGCCAGGGACGTGGTTCTGAGCGGGCCACGTGACCAGGGCGCCGCTGGCCGTCAGTTGGGATACGCTGACCTGCCGCTGGCCCACGCGCGCTTGACCCCCGCCGGCGTTGGACTGGATGGAGGTGGGCACGTCCGAGGGCCCCGGGTCGGCCCGCTCCGGCGGCCCGGGATCCGAACGCGGCGAGGGATTGACCACCAGCTCCACCGGCGCCGTGGCCTCACCGGCCGCGTTGGAGGCGATGCACGTGAACTTGCCCGAATCCTGCGTGAGACAGAAGTTAGGAGAGCGGCTGAGCGGCAGCGGAGGGACTGTGTCTTTCCCCGTCACGCCGACCTTGACGGAAGCCTTCAGGATGTCCAGCGAGCCGTTTTCGTAGCAGATGGTGCGCGAAGTGTTGCCCATCAGCTTCCCGTCGGGGCCGACCCAGTGCGTGGAGGGTTCCGGGTCGCCCATGGACTTGCAGCGCAGGCTCACCTCCTGGCCCTCCATCACGAACATCTTGGACGTGTGGCGGGTGATCATCGGCGGCTCGCACACAAACTCCTCCTACGGGAAGCGAGACGCGTTGTTAGATATTCCCGCAGGAAAAGGACGCCCGTAGCCCTGAATGGggcgtttccgctccctcccgctGCCTATTTCCATTTGGCTTCCTTGGCCGCAGAGTAAATGGGCAAATTGCGCCACCTTCAACTTGCTTTGCCagcctaatgtttaccagatagcaAAGTTTTGGCTTATTTCTTTTtgcaaatatttcattttttggtcTTCAACGGTCTATCAAAGGGACTTTCACAGGTCACTAATAGACGGGGCGAGTAAGCTATACCTCTCTGATGGTCCAGAAGTACTTCCCGGCAAGGTCCCTCGGAGAGGCGCACGTCTCCAGGTCGTCCTCGCGCGTCAGCCGGCGTAACCACACCAACTCGCAATTGCAGTGTAGCGGATTGCCGCCGAAGCTCAGAACCAAGGCGCTCAGCGGCGAGCCCTTCATCTTGGCGTACACCGGGATGCGCAGGAAGAGCGGGTCGGGCGGGATCTTCTTCAGTTTGTTGGACGTCATGTCCAGCCTGATCGCAGCAAACAGACGCTTCGTCAAGCGGAACGAGACGAGCCGGGCGGGGAGAGGCGGCCGCTACCTGGCTAGCTTGTGCAGATTGGAGAAGATTCCCTCGGGAACGCTCTCGATCAAGTTGTGGTCCAGGCTGAGCGTGTTGACGCTCACCAGCAGGGAGACGGTCTCCCACGGGACCTCCGCCAGGTTGTTGTAGCTCAGGTCCAGGTCCTCCAGGGTCTCCAGAAAGTCCTGCCGGGTTCAAACACACGTACAATTGCTGTACAAAAATGGTTGCAAATGATTATTTCTCATCATTTCAGCCGTTGGAGGAGTATTTCGTTGCACTTGTATTTCACACTTTTAATAACGACAGCCTCTAGTGCCGGCATAAAAAGGTCACCTTGTCTCTTTTCTCTCTCTGATCTTGTAGATCTATGCCGTTCCTAGCAGGGAGGGGTTAGCACGCTCTTGCGTAAGGCAGACGATAACTGCCGTTCATCTGTGACCTCATTTAAGAAGAAAGCGCTTCTGAACCTTCCCAGCACGCCACTTTTGCTTCATTTGTACGTGTCCCGTAAAGCTTTTGCCTTTTTCCTCTCACCATCGACTACATCAGGGATCCCCAACCAAAGGGCCGgggaccggtactggtccgtggcacatttgctaccggCTCGCAGAGAAGTAATAAATCATTTTGATAAGGACCGCCACAATCTGGCCTTTGCCACTTGACACAGCAGTATGCCTAtctactctattgactaatctgagtagagatttgtgtacattgccgtctagtggttggccgccattactgctgTGTTTGCACAACTATAcagtagcagcccagcgtcagtcaattaaACAGTAACCTCACAGTGCTGGTCAAAggtattggcatccctgcaattctgtcagataatgcacaattttccccagaaaatgattgcaattacaaatggtttggtagtaatatcttcatttattttgcttgcaatgaaaaaacacaaaagagaatggatttttttccccaatcattatcattttacacaaaattccaaaaatggaccggacaaaagtattggcaccctttgtgacgcttctctaatttgtataattaacagcacctgttacttacctgtggcacataacaggtggtggcaataacaaaatcacacttgccaccagttaaaatggattaaagtggaCTCAACCTCTTTttagtgtccttgtgtgtaccatattgagcatggacataagaaagaagaccaaagaactgtctgaggacttgagaagcaaaattgtgaggaagcatgggagaTCTCAAgtgtacaagtccatctccaaagacctgaatgttcctgtgtcatcagtaagtgtaaagcccacggcactgtggctaacctccctagatgtggacggaaaggaaaaattgacgagagatttcaacgaaagattgtgcggatagtggataaagagcctcgactaacatccaaacaagttcaagctgtcccgcagtccgagggtacgacagtgtcaacccgtactatccgtcggcgtctgaatgaaaagggtctCTATGGTAGTattcccaggaagaccccactgctgacccagagacataaaaaagccaggcgaggccttcaaagaaaagaacacggtcctcaCAGTCAATCATGACGGAGGTTCccggatgttttggggttgctttgctaactCTGGCACtggttgaccgtgtgcatggcattatgaagtcttaaGACAACCAACAAATTTAGCAGCATAGTGCAGGGccaagtgtgagaaagctgggtgtccctcagagatcatgggtcttccagcaggacaatgacccaaaacacacaagaaaatgtttcagagaaagcactggagacttctaaagtggccagcaatgagtccagacctgaatcccatgtgAAGGGAATAGCTACCGTTCtcacacacaccatataattgtttgcattagtctaacacattc encodes:
- the si:cabz01090165.1 gene encoding leucine-rich repeat and fibronectin type III domain-containing protein 1-like protein, translated to MEGPRWATLPLVLAAACWLLPSSARSMLCPKRCTCQNLLPSYTVLCAKTGLLFVPPNIDRQTAELRLMDNFITTLRQRDFANMSSLIHLTLSRNTISQIRPFAFADLQDLHALHLDANRLTTLDDSHFQGLVNLRHLILANNQLHRISQGAFQDFLETLEDLDLSYNNLAEVPWETVSLLVSVNTLSLDHNLIESVPEGIFSNLHKLARLDMTSNKLKKIPPDPLFLRIPVYAKMKGSPLSALVLSFGGNPLHCNCELVWLRRLTREDDLETCASPRDLAGKYFWTIREEEFVCEPPMITRHTSKMFVMEGQEVSLRCKSMGDPEPSTHWVGPDGKLMGNTSRTICYENGSLDILKASVKDSGKFTCIASNAAGEATAPVELVVNPSPRSDPGPPERADPGPSDVPTSIQSNAGGGQARVGQRQVSVSQLTASGALVTWPAQNHVPGVRAYQIQYNSSADDVLIYRMIPAVRKYFQLGDLASSRDYDLCVLAVYDDGLTALTGTKMVGCVAFTTEPEYGRCHSIRDQFLGGTMILILGGIIVASVLVFIFILLMKYKLHNNQDHKHDAARHAHVCSQTNGGGANNPPPLGQGTHKGRRLSSSTADGPSPAATDVRGTPVDLDGARYGDAATAASQ